A section of the Anaerolineae bacterium genome encodes:
- a CDS encoding phosphoglycerate kinase, with the protein MNKKTVRDIDVAGKRVLVRVDFNVPLEKGQVTDDTRIRAALPTIRYLIDRGARVILMSHLGRPKGGPSDDLRLEPVARRLSELLGQEVHYVRDCIGPEVEAAVQALGEGEVLLLENLRFHPEEEKNDPAFAAQLAKLGDVYVNDAFGAAHRAHASTVGIAQYLPAVAGFLMEKELTFLGKALESPERPFITILGGAKISDKIGVIRNLLSRVDRLLIGGGMANTFLKAMGYEMGDSLVEMESLDIARELLQAAGDKLRLPVDVVIADRFDNDAERRVVKVDAVPAGWRVLDIGPETVAAFRAELANARTVVWNGPMGVFEFPNFAAGTFAIAETLASLPATTIVGGGDSVAAVQKAGVAYQITHISTGGGASLEFLEGKTLPGVAALLDK; encoded by the coding sequence ATGAACAAGAAGACTGTGCGCGACATCGACGTGGCCGGCAAGCGGGTGCTGGTGCGCGTCGATTTCAACGTGCCCCTGGAAAAGGGACAGGTCACCGATGATACCCGCATTCGCGCCGCCCTCCCCACCATCCGCTACCTGATCGACCGCGGGGCGCGCGTGATCCTGATGTCGCACCTGGGCCGGCCCAAAGGCGGCCCCTCCGACGACCTGCGCCTGGAGCCGGTGGCGCGCCGGCTGTCCGAACTGCTCGGACAGGAGGTGCACTACGTGCGCGACTGCATCGGCCCGGAGGTCGAGGCGGCCGTACAAGCCTTGGGCGAGGGCGAGGTGCTCCTGCTGGAGAACCTGCGCTTCCATCCCGAGGAGGAAAAGAACGACCCGGCCTTCGCCGCCCAACTGGCCAAATTGGGCGATGTGTACGTCAACGACGCCTTTGGCGCGGCCCATCGCGCCCACGCCAGCACCGTTGGCATCGCCCAGTACCTGCCGGCCGTGGCCGGCTTCCTCATGGAAAAGGAGCTGACCTTCCTGGGCAAGGCCCTGGAATCTCCCGAGCGCCCCTTCATCACTATCCTGGGCGGCGCCAAAATCTCCGACAAAATCGGCGTCATCCGCAACCTGCTCTCGCGGGTGGACCGCCTGCTCATCGGCGGCGGCATGGCCAACACCTTCCTGAAGGCCATGGGCTACGAAATGGGCGATTCCCTGGTGGAGATGGAGAGCCTGGATATCGCCCGGGAGCTCCTGCAGGCCGCCGGCGACAAACTGCGCCTTCCCGTGGACGTGGTCATCGCCGACCGCTTCGATAACGACGCAGAGCGCCGCGTGGTGAAGGTGGATGCCGTGCCGGCCGGTTGGCGCGTGCTGGACATCGGGCCTGAAACCGTGGCGGCCTTCCGCGCCGAGCTGGCAAACGCCAGGACCGTGGTCTGGAACGGCCCCATGGGTGTGTTCGAATTCCCCAACTTCGCCGCCGGCACCTTCGCCATCGCTGAGACGTTGGCCTCCCTGCCGGCCACGACCATCGTAGGCGGCGGGGACTCCGTCGCGGCCGTCCAGAAGGCCGGCGTGGCCTATCAGATCACCCATATTTCCACCGGCGGCGGCGCCTCCCTGGAGTTTCTCGAGGGCAAGACCCTGCCGGGCGTGGCCGCCCTGCTGGACAAATAG
- the gap gene encoding type I glyceraldehyde-3-phosphate dehydrogenase, which translates to MTVKVGINGFGRIGRQVLKAMGERLSGDIQVVAINDLMDAHTNAHLLKYDSNYGIFPGTVEVKGNNLVVNGHEIIVLAEKEPANLPWRELGVELVIESTGIFTTREGASKHLQAGAKKVIITAPAKGEDITIVLGVNEHKYDPAQHVLISNASCTTNCLAPLAKVILDEFGIVRGFMTTVHSYTNDQRILDLPHKDLRRARAAGLNIIPTTTGAARALSLVLPELKGKVDGIALRVPTPTVSVVDFVAETEKPVSVEAVNAALKAASEGPMKGILGYCEEPLVSMDFKGDPRSSIVDALSTMVIGDKMVKVLSWYDNEWGYSCRVADLVGYVVSKGW; encoded by the coding sequence ATGACGGTCAAAGTAGGAATCAACGGTTTCGGACGCATCGGCCGGCAGGTGCTCAAAGCCATGGGCGAACGCCTGTCCGGAGACATCCAGGTAGTGGCCATCAATGACCTGATGGACGCCCACACCAATGCCCATCTGCTGAAATATGACTCCAACTACGGCATTTTCCCCGGCACGGTGGAGGTCAAGGGCAACAACCTGGTGGTCAACGGCCATGAGATCATCGTCCTGGCGGAGAAGGAGCCGGCCAATCTCCCCTGGCGCGAGCTGGGGGTGGAGCTGGTGATCGAATCCACCGGCATCTTCACCACGCGCGAGGGGGCCAGCAAACACCTCCAGGCCGGCGCCAAGAAGGTCATCATCACCGCGCCGGCGAAGGGCGAGGACATCACCATCGTCCTGGGCGTCAATGAGCACAAATACGACCCGGCCCAACATGTCCTCATCTCCAATGCCTCCTGCACCACCAACTGCCTGGCACCGCTGGCCAAGGTTATCCTGGACGAGTTCGGCATCGTGCGCGGCTTCATGACCACAGTGCACTCCTACACCAACGACCAGCGCATCCTGGACCTGCCGCATAAAGACCTGCGGCGCGCCCGGGCCGCCGGCCTCAACATCATCCCCACCACCACCGGCGCCGCCCGCGCTCTCTCCTTGGTGCTTCCGGAGCTGAAGGGCAAGGTGGACGGCATCGCCCTGCGCGTGCCCACCCCCACTGTCTCCGTCGTGGACTTCGTGGCCGAGACCGAAAAACCCGTCAGCGTGGAAGCGGTCAACGCCGCGCTGAAGGCCGCCTCCGAGGGCCCCATGAAGGGCATCCTGGGCTACTGCGAGGAGCCGCTGGTCTCCATGGACTTCAAGGGCGATCCCCGCTCCTCCATCGTGGACGCGCTGAGCACTATGGTCATCGGCGACAAGATGGTCAAGGTGCTCTCCTGGTACGACAACGAGTGGGGCTACTCGTGTCGGGTGGCCGATTTGGTCGGCTACGTCGTCTCCAAGGGCTGGTAA